The Vicia villosa cultivar HV-30 ecotype Madison, WI linkage group LG1, Vvil1.0, whole genome shotgun sequence genome includes a region encoding these proteins:
- the LOC131645254 gene encoding uncharacterized protein LOC131645254, translated as MSIVYKSFVDRLCRQRQIPPGSIAIKNSRTVHMKPGSKNPPPPPTQRKHPPLIQTSKTPPPIQTHPTPPPWQPPSKTRKNPTPPPSRPTSITQTNPTPPPIQTNPTPPPIQTNPTPPPSHPTSTTQTNSTPPPIQTNPTPPPTDHPQPSIPTSEEFRFIPTPGYTHRVLQSPPHHTTEEGVEEEGDQALSNEEQEEQVDGQRPKIYIVEDTALSPGDLVAEMCRKVIEKLYRGTFFNYSELKRERREKERKEWFNMFKSLVSWDRCDDAKMEDLFHKRCAARLRDILQKAKEKACKPPWMGVDTWVFLLEKWQTKEFKDVSKQNKTNRSSSRGGAVHTSGRKAHHDVALELAKKLKRPAHPDELFIATHKKKNGEWVDERAATTHETYVSSLTQATQNGNDVDGSTRIQMWKDVAGGKTRGRCYGVAQLAHNVRYGVSFLTQVSITNPNREADNQAIEAARAEAAAAREEAARANARTDELAKQFEDLRKMFDMFQSRQTGSSSAPSSVHVHYNYSEDEEEDEDVAADDHDQ; from the exons ATGTCTATTGTGTACAAAAGTTTTGTTGACAGGTTATGCCGTCAACGACAAATTCCACCTGGAAGTATTGCTATAAAGAATTCTCGCACGGTCCATATGAAACCTGGTTCAAAGAACCCACCACCACCACCTACTCAGAGAAAACATCCACCACTAATTCAGACAAGTAAAACACCACCACCGATTCAAACACATCCAACACCACCACCTTGGCAGCCTCCATCAAAGACTCGGAAAAACCCAACACCGCCTCCTTCCCGTCCTACTTCAATTACTCAGACAAACCCAACACCACCACCGATTCAGACAAACCCAACACCACCACCGATTCAGACAAACCCAACACCGCCTCCTTCCCATCCTACTTCAACGACTCAGACAAACTCAACACCACCACCGATTCAGACAAACCCAACACCGCCACCTACTGATCATCCTCAACCATCAATACCGACTTCTGAGGAATTCAGATTTATTCCTACCCCGGGATATACTCATCGTGTTTTGCAAAGTCCTCCCCATCACACCACAGAAGAGGGCGTTGAAGAAGAGGGGGACCAAGCACTTTCTAATgaggaacaagaagaacaagtaGATGGGCAAAGACCGAAGATCTATATTGTGGAAGATACTGC GTTAAGTCCAGGTGATCTTGTTGCCGAAATGTGCAGAAAAGTTATAGAAAAGCTTTACCGTGgtactttttttaattatagtgaGCTTAAACGCGAGAGAAGAGAAAAGGAGAGAAAGGAATGGTTCAATATGTTTAAA TCGCTTGTAAGCTGGGACCGTTGCGATGATGCTAAAATGGAAGACTTGTTTCATAAAAGATGTGCTGCACGACTGCGTGATATATTGCAAAAGGCTAAAGAGAAGGCGTGCAAGCCGCCTTGGATGGGCGTAGATACATGGGTGTTTCTTCTTGAGAAGTGGCAGACAAAAGAGTTCAAAGATGTCTCCAAACAAAATAAGACTAACCGATCATCAAGTAGAGGTGGGGCAGTCCATACGTCTGGTCGTAAAGCTCACCATGATGTTGCACTTGAATTG GCTAAAAAACTCAAGCGACCCGCACATCCGGATGAGCTCTTCATTGCCACCCATAAAAAGAAGAATGGGGAGTGGGTTGACGAGCGTGCAGCGACAACACAT GAAACATACGTAAGTAGTCTTACACAAGCCACACAAAATGGTAACGATGTAGATGGCTCAACAAGAATACAAATGTGGAAAGATGTTGCCGGAGGTAAAACACGGGGGCGGTGTTATGGAGTTGCACAATTGGCGCACAACGTAAGATATGGAGTGAGCTTCTTAACACAAGTGTCAATTACAAACCCCAATAGAGAAGCAGATAACCAAGCCATTGAGGCTGCCAGAGCTGAAGCTGCTGCTGCACGTGAAGAGGCTGCACGAGCTAATGCGCGGACAGATGAGTTGGCAAAGCAATTTGAAGATCTTAGGAAAATGTTTGATATGTTTCAGTCTCGTCAGACGGGTTCTTCTAGTGCTCCTTCGAGTGTACATGTTCATTATAACTACTCG gaggatgaggaggaggatgaAGATGTTGCTGCTGATGATCATGATCAGTAG